The following coding sequences are from one Dermacentor silvarum isolate Dsil-2018 chromosome 4, BIME_Dsil_1.4, whole genome shotgun sequence window:
- the LOC119449895 gene encoding uncharacterized protein LOC119449895 has translation MFASYKLVVPVVMLYLATLICHASCGSLGRSDPILPHVRVRRTLYGTPEEKFFQLMAYYRLKVAVKMQKIECYKRSFCQVARALGTGSSKTSFVGRFMSGVAELPDSLLGALGKGWIGQDCAQAYRSCDRARDYVRRIVEAVINTRPSTE, from the exons ATGTTTGCAAGCTACAAGCTGGTCGTACCGGTGGTGATGCTGTATTTGGCGACATTAATTTGCCATGCCTCCTGTGGATCAC TTGGTCGTAGCGACCCCATTCTGCCACACGTGCGGGTTCGGAGGACGCTCTACGGAACTCCGGAAGAGAAGTTTTTCCAGCTCATGGCCTACTACCGGCTGAAAGTAGCTGTGAAGATGCAAAAAATCGAGTGTTACAAGAGGTCCTTCTGCCAAGTGGCGCGTGCCTTGGGTACGGGCTCCTCCAAAACATCCTTCGTCGGCAGATTCATGAG TGGCGTAGCGGAGTTGCCCGATTCCCTCTTGGGAGCGCTTGGCAAAGGATGGATTGGCCAAGACTGCGCTCAGGCGTACAGGTCGTGCGACCGAGCCAGGGACTACGTCCGGCGCATTGTGGAAGCCGTGATCAACACTAGACCAAGCACGGAGTGA